GCATCTTCTCCAAAAAGAGCGTTAAACGTAAAGGAAAAATCCCAAAAATTATCAATCTGACCACTGACTGTTTGCTGGAGCATGTCTAATACTTGTTGACTATAACCCATTACCCTTCCCCTCCTAATAAGAACGTTGTAGCATATTGAGCTACGTTCCAAAAATTTAACAGACAAAATCTAATTTTTGGGGTGCAGTTCATTCATCAAAGATGATTTTTATTTTAATAATACTGCACTTCAATTCCATCCATAATTTCTACTAAAGTGTTATCGTCAATTTTTAGAGAAATCAGATCAATGAATGATGATACCTGGTATTCCTTATCTCCAATCACCACTACAATATCATGAACAGAATTAGGAAAAATCCCACATACTTGACCATTATAATCAAAAGAGGCATCCCAACCATTGTCATATAACTCTTGTAAATCATCTAATATTGCCATATAAACTAAATCCTTTTCCATAGTGTTTTCTTTCAAATAAGGCAGGTAAAAGCACCTAGATTGTTCTAAGTCCTATGAGATTGTTTTAATCGAGACAATCTCACTCTCAAAGAGAGAAATTTCAGTAGCTTCATCTGGACTAGGATTAGCAATGAGAATAGTGATTTCATCTTGCTCATCATTGTCCATTTCGTCAACAAAGTCTATGACACGTCCCTTGATTATCTTATCGCAATTAGTGACTATCTGAACCCTTGATCGAAGATACTTCCAAAGCTGTTTACTCATTTATTTTCCTCTCTGCTATTTTTTCGATAGTTCTTATACTTTTTATAGTTAGTCGATAAAATCGCCTAGGTTGAACTAAGCACTAATAATTTTGATTTTCTTGATAATATCTTCAGGATATGAGCGATCACCTATAACTATTTCGTCAGGACCATCTAAATCATAACCGTCAAACCAATCAACCACCCTACCCTTGATGGAGGTCCCATCTTCTAAAATAAGGCGAACATTTTTATCAACATATTCCCATAATTTCATTAAGTTCCTTCTCTCTAACATCGGAACAATATGACCCAATATTAGTTATTTACTAATGGCTTTTAGTTCCTGTTAAAAGCATTATAGCACACCTTACTTGCTAAAGTACAACAAGCACCCCATTAGACTAACCTGCTACTTTGCTTTCTTGTAAAAATGTTGTATACTTAAGTAAATAAAGGAAGTAATCTTGTTCCCCCCTGTCTACTATGTGGTCGGAATGATGGTTACTTCTTTTTTCCCCCTTACTATCTCAATAGCCTTGTATTTAAAAGTTTTTTAGGCTATAATTAAATTAACGAATAGAGGTTTTCCATCTCCCCTTGAAACAGATCTTTCTGCGGTAGGAGGTGGGACGCCTCTATTTGTTTTTTAAGTCAAAATGATGTAAAATTAATTCAAGAAAGAAGTGTGGTTTTCCCGCCTAAAAGCTCTATAGCTGTGGGAGGGTCACGCTTCTTTTTACCTCTCAAAAGAGAACGCAAAAAAAGCCGTCTCATTCTTTGAAGCAGCAATGAAATCAATCTAGCAAATATCTAAGCAAACCCAGAAATCAACCTTTTAAGACAAAGCAAAAAGCCCACTGTTGTAGGCTTTCTGTAAGATATTTCTTAAAATTAAAGCATCTTGTTGTAGAATTCAACGACAAGTGCTTCGTTGATTTCTGGGTTGATTTCGTCGCGTTCTGGCAAGCGAGTCAATGAACCTTCCAATTTTTCAGCATCGAATGATACGAATGCTGGACGTCCAAGAGTAGCTTCTACTGCTTCAAGGATTGCTGGAACTTTCAATGATTTTTCACGAACTGAGATTACTTGACCTGGAGTTACACGGTATGATGGGATATCAACGCGTTTTCCGTCAACAAGGATGTGACCGTGGTTTACGAATTGACGAGCTTGACGACGAGTAGTCGCAAGACCAAGACGGTAAACAACGTTATCCAAACGACGTTCCAAAAGAAGCATGAAGTTGAAACCTAGGATTCCGCCTTTGATTTTTGTAGCTTGTACGAACAAGTTACGGAATTGTTTTTCACCTACACCGTAAGTGAAACGAAGTTTTTGTTTTTCAGCCAATTGCAAACCGTATTCTGACAATTTAGAACGGTTGTTTGGTCCGTGTTGTCCTGGTACGTAGTTACGACGTGCCAATTCTTTACCTGTACCTGTAAGTGAAAGGCCAAGGCGACGAGCTTGTTTCCAAGATGGTCCTGTATAACGTGACATATGTATGTCCTCCTGATATAAATAATATTTGGCGGAAATAGTCACTTAGAAAGCCCTGATTCGTGCAGATGCCCTTCGCCTAAACAGCCAAGGTTACTTGTCATAAGACACCTGTTGACGAGCTTCATGCTTTCCTGCTGCTATTTCACACAAAGGCTATTATACCATGAAAAGCTAGATATGTAAAGGGATTTTACGGTTTTATTTCAAATTGAGACAGAATGTAAACTTGCTTCCTAAGCCATATTGACTTTCTGCTGTGATTTCGCCACCAAGCTGATGAGCTAGTTCTCGTGCAATCGCAAGACCTAAGCCATGTCCACCTGTCTTCATATTGCGCGAAGTTTCTACACGATAAAGTCGTTTAAAAATCTTTTCCAAATCTTCAGGAAGGATCCCCTGACCCTCGTCTTTCACACTGATTGTCAGCTCTTGTTCTGTTAATTGGGCAAGAACCTCGATTCTGGTTCCTGGTTCTGAATATTTAAAGGCATTGTTTAACAAATTGACTAGAATGCGAGAAAGTTTGTCAGAATGGCTCTTGATTTTCGCTGACTCAGGTGATACTTGAATGTAAACATCCCGCTCCTCTTGTTCAATCTGGAGTTGGAATTCACTCATTGACTCAATCAGCAGCTGGTCTAAAAAGACCTCTTCGACTTCTTCAGTATCAGTGTCTTGAGGTTGTGTATTGAGAGTCAAAACATCCAATTCCTCCACTAGCTTGTTTAGACGCTCAGTTTGCCGACCAATCGTGGCTAAGTAGTGGAGCCGCTCCTCTTCCTTAATCACCCCATCTAGAATTCCCTCCACAGTAACCTGAATAGAGGTAATGGGAGTTTTAATATCGTGAGAGAGCTGCGCAATCATCATTCTCTTTTCTTGCTCGCTCTCATCAAGTGATTGAAAGGTGGCTTGCAAATTGTGGGACATGTCATTAAAAGCCTGACCCAGCTCTTGAAATTCTAATGGTCCTTTGGTTTCGATTTCTGTGCTGAAATCCTTGCTTGCTATATCCTGAGCTTGTTTTTTCAAATGTTTCAGAGAAGAAAAAACAGGCGACAGAAGAAAGATACTCACTGCAGCGCCAATGAAACTAGCAATCAAGGTCATTCCAACTAGAAAGTAAACTTCACTTTTCTCGATCAACATTCGTTGGACTGCCCAGAAAACGACCAAAATCGTTAGTAGAGTCGACACTAGATACCCCACTAGAATATAGTTTTTTAATTTCATTTTCTACCTCTTGGTTTTTCCATCTTATAGCCCAAACCCCAGACAGTTTTGATAGCAGGAGCATTTGAATTTGTATACTTAGTCAACTCTTGCCTCAAAGCATGAATATGAACATTGAGTGTATTGGTATCATCCACATAGTCCTCTTGCCATACCTTCTCGTAAAGTTCCGTCTTTGAAAAGACTCTCTCAGGATTGCTGGCCAATATCCATAGAAGTTCAAAGGATTTTACTGTCAATTCCAAAGGTTGCTCCCCAATGCGAACTTCATGAGTCACATGGTTGATTACCAAGTCACCAAACTCGATCTGTTCTGTCTCTCCTCCACGGCTAAGGCGACGCAAGATATTATTCACTCTTAAAACCAATTCGCGTGGGCTAAAGGGTTTGACTATAAAATCATCTGCCCCCAAACTTAATCCATAAATCTTATCCTGTTCGCTTGTCTTAGCAGTTGTAAAGAGGAAGGGTTGATCCGGAGCGATATACTGAACTTCACTAATAAAATCATACCCATCCATATTGGGCATCATGATATCTGTGATAATAAGGTCGATAGATTTTTTTCTGAAAAGCTCTAACCCCTCCTTACCATCATGGGCGACCAAAACGTCGTAACCTGCCTGTATAAGATAGCGGTTTTGAATATCTAGGATATCTATCTCATCATCAACCAGCAAAATTGTCTTTTTCATCTGACACTCCTTCGATAAAAACAGTGTTATACTTGCTTTAGTATAACACTATTTTCTCTAATGTTTAAGTGATTTGAATCTTAATCTTCTCGTTTAGTTGTCAAACCTAAAAGTCCAACAAGACCTGCCAAGGCTAGACCAAAGATACCAAGGCCAGCTGTAGCTGTTTTAGCTTCCCCAGTATTTGGTAGCATCGCTTTATCATCTTTTTTCATCATATTAGCCATTGGGCTAGAAGCTGGTTGATCGACCTTCATATCTGACATATGGTGATTTGTACCCATCATACCCTCAGTCGTACCTGTAGAGCCTGTTTCAGAAGGTTTCGTATTCATCTGACCTTGTTGAGATGGTATTGTCGCCATTTCTTTTCCACGAAGCTGAATCGTTACTTGACGAGTAGCAATCAGATTGGTCAAATCAGGTTTGCCATCTTTAGCACCATAGACTTTAACAGTAGCTAGGTATGTATGTGTTCCGTTAGCTCGAAGTTGCTCAAGCAAGGCCTGACCATCTTTGCCAACCGTATTGCCATTCAAATCCACTTCGTAGAAATATTGGCCTTTAGCCAAGCCTTCAAGCGGCAATAGAGCAGGATTTTTAGCCGTTCCGTTGTCTGACCATGGGGCTTTGTCTGAAGCTTTTAACAAGAGGCGAGTCAACATGCCATCTCCACCAAAAGCTTCGTATGGAATAACTTGATTGACACCGGCCAAGAATGGACCTGGAACATTTGCTTTTTCAAGGTAGCTAGCTGGAACATCAATGCTATTTTTGATGTTATTAGCAACAGAGTCTTTAACCTGATTTGGTGTGGTCAAACCATTCAAATTAACAGTCAAATCTTTAGTCGCTACCAGATTAGTTAAGTCAGGCTTGCCGTCTTTTGCACCGTACACCTTGATAGTAGCTTTATAGCTTTGCGTACCATTTTGTTTCAAGAGGTCAAGCAAGTCTTTGTCAGATTTTCCTTGGGTGCCTGCCAAGTCTACTTCGTAGAAGTAAAGACCTTTGCCCAATTTCTCTACTGGTGGGAGAGCTGGATTTTTAGCCGTTCCGTTGTCTGACCATGGGGCTTTGTCTGATGCTTTCAAAATCAGGCGAGTCAACATGCCATCGCCACCAAAAGCTTCGTATGGAATGACTTGGTTAACACCGGCTGTAAATGGTCCTGGGAAATTGGCTTTGTCAAGGTAGCTAGCTGGGACGTCTACTGTATCTTTGGTGTTGTCAGCCACACCTTTTTGCACTTCAGCTGGAGTGGTCGCTGGTTGTGCTTCACTGGCTTCACGGTCTTGTCCAGAAACTGTAGACTCAGAACTTTCCACAGGTTTAACTGCATCTTCTGTTTGTTTCTTAGAGTCAGATTGTGCTTGCACTTCTTCTTTTGGTGCTGCTACTAGCTCTTTAGCAGTTTCGTCCGCTTTTTCTGAAGAGCTTGTCGTATCCACACTTGCTTTAGGTGTTGGAATAGACTGTTCTGAAGGAAGAGCTACATCGACTGCTTTTTTGAGAACCTCTGCTGGTAAGTCGCTCTTTTCACTCACCGAAGCAGCGCCTGGTACGACTTGGGCAGGAGTCGGATTGACGACATCAGCACGCGCAGAACTTGGTTGACCAACTAGGACAAAGAAGCCACTGGCCACAACAACTGAAGCAACACCGACACTGAGACGGCGAATAGACCAACGAGTATATCTCTGATTTGGATTAAATTTCATAGGATTCTCCTTAGAGCTTTCTTTTTTTTGATGACTCTAGTATAATCTCCTAAAATTAAAAAGGATTAAGAAAAAGTTAAAATTTTTCTTAAATCCCTCTTATAAAATACTTATATTGACTCGTTAATTATTGGAAAAGAGAGTACCCTTCCTCTCTTACTCACTCAGTTCAGCTAGGGTGTCCAAATGTTGGTTATTAATGACTGCCATGATATAGGAATCTGCCTGCAAGAGGTCATTGGGTCCGAATTGGACATCCAGAGGAGCATTTTCGTAGGAACGAAAACCAAGTACATTGAGGTTGTATCGCCCACGTAAATCCAACTGACTGAGGCTTTTACCTACCCATGATTGGGGGATTTTCATCTCGACAATCGAAACATTCTTGTCCAGCTGAAAGACATCCACGCTGTTATGAAAGAGGATGGTCTGTGCTAATGAGCGCCCCATTTCAAACTCTGGCGAGATGACTGCGTCCGCACCAATTTTTTCTAGAACCTTTTTAGCTGTATGACTTTTTACCTTGGCAATGACGGTCGGCACTCCTAGACTCTTGCAGTGCATAACCGCTAGAACACTGGACTCCAGATTTTCCCCTGTTGCGACAACTACGGTATCACAGGTGTCAATCCCCGCTGATAGAAGGAGTTCTTCATCCGTGATATCTCCAACTACTCCACGCGCCAGCACAGGTTCAAATTGATTAATGCGCTCCTCGTGGTCATCAATAGCAATGATATTCATGTCATGCTTGGCTAGGGCAGCCAAAACACTGCTCCCAAAAATTCCCAAGCCTAAAATTCCAATTGTCCGATCTGACATCGTTCTTCCTTTCTTATCCGATAGTGATATCTGCTTTCATATAGTGAATCGTATCTTTCTTGTCTGGCTGGTATTCCGCTACACTGACCAGTAGTGTCAAGGGACCAATACGGCCGATAAACATCAGCAACATCACGATGCTGAGAGCTAACTTGCCTAGCTCCGGCGTTAAATTTGCCGTCACCCCAACTGTCGCAAGGGCTGAAATGGTCTCAAACATGAGGTAAATAAAACGCGGATTTCCCTCTGCTGTTATCCCTAGTAAGATCAAGCCCAGCAAGAAGGTCAGCAAGAAGATAATAAAGACACTGAAAGATTTTTGCACGGTTCGGGGTTCAATGGTCCTCCGAGCTACATTGGCATGGGGCAAGCCCAACAATTCGCTACGAGCAAAGACCAACAAGACAAAGAAGGTCGTAATCTTGAGCCCCCCTGCTGTCCCTCCAGGTGCCCCTCCCAGAAACATCTGCAAGATGTATATCAGTAAGGTAACTGGTCGAGCCTGGGTGTAGTCAATGGAAGCAAATCCTGCCGTTCTCATGCTGACGGTCTGGAAGAAACTAACCAGTAGTTTCTCTGGAGCGCTGAGATTTCCAATCGTCCCAGGATTGTTCCACTCAATTAAGAGAGTCGATACGGTTCCAAAGAGTAAAATTCCTACCGTTAAAAAGAGAACTAACTTGGTATGGAAACGCAGGTGGCGTTTTTTCTTTTTTCCAAACTGGGTCGCTAAATCAAACCAGACCATAAATCCTAGCCCACCCGTGATAATCAAACCTGCAATGACTAGATTGATCAAGGGGTCCGTTTGAAAGGCTAGCAAACTCGTACTTCCAAAATTATCAAATCCAGCATTACAGAAAGCTGAAATGGCCAAAAAGATAGAGGTTAAAATCCCTCGCCCCCAGCCAAACTCAGGAATAAAGCGGAAACTCAAGAGAAAGGCACCAATCCCTTCCACCAGAAAAGTCGTCAGAAAGATCGAGCGGATAAAGTCCTTTAGAGACTGAGTTTCCCCATAACTGAAACTTTCTTGAATGGTCTCACGACCACGAAGACTGAGCTTTTGCTTGCCTTGGATATAAAAGATTCCGATAAAGGTCATGAGCCCCAAACCACCGATCTGGATCAAGATCATGCAGATCAACTGGCCCCAGATATTGTAAGTAGAGGCCACCGGCTGGGTGAAGAGCCCTGTCACACAGACCATGGACACAGTTGTAAAGAGATGGTCAAAGTAGGTCGCTTGTGACGTTCCTGCTTGCACAAAGGGGAGACTTAAAAGAAGCGAACCTAAGAAGATCACTAGGGCAAAACTTAAAAAGATGCGACGGGCTGGCGACAAGCGTCCCAGTATCGTCTTGATTTTTTCCAAAAAAGATTTGAATAACATAACTACATTCTACCATAAAAACAGTCAGAACACTCACATGTGGTGCACAATGGCAAGACAGAGTTCGAGTGCCTTATCAAAAGCTTCTGAGCCCCAGTCGCGACTGTCGTAGTTCTCTAAATCTGCTAAGGAATCTGCGGTAAAGAGCAATTCCCCCCAGACAACCCCACGTAGTTGGGCTACTGCCGCAAGAGCCGAGCACTCCATCTCCACAACTGCACAGCCTTCTTCCTTGCGATAGGCAACCTTTTCAGCTGTCTCTCGATAAAAACCATCTGTCGTCCAGGTCATGACCTCCTCGTAAGGAATGCCTCTTTGTTCCAAGACTTGCTCAATGGCAGAGATAGCCTCAAGCTGCATCTCCATATAACGAGAAGGCGCTGCATAGTGGTAGCTGGTCCCCTCATCTCGCAGAGCGCGAACAGGGACGAGAAAGGCATTTTCCTCTATATCGGCTAGGACTCCACAAGTACCAGTGGAAATGATTTGCTCCACACCATAGCCAATCAACCAATCCATAAACTGGGCCGCTGGGGCAGAGCCCACGGGCGCCTGGGCTAGACAGATCTCCTCGTCCTTGTAGTTGATGACATATACTGGATAGGTTTTGGTGGCAGAAACGAACTCACCAACACAGTCCGCCCCTACTTCCTGAGCATAGCGGTCAATCTCCTCCTCCAAAAATGCATAGATACACTTCTTTGGCAACTTCAAGTCTAACCCCTCATGTGTTGGCATAAGGACCGCTTGGGGGTTATCATCAAACTCTAAAATGGGAATCGCATGCTTCTGAATCATCGCCCACCTCCTCTAATTTTGTACTATTGTATCAAAAACTGACGGAGTGTCAAGGAGTTGTCTTTAGCAAGCCAGAAATCTCCTCTTCCATACACCTGAGAAATCGTTGCACCGCTGGAGAAGTCGGTTTCTGTTTTGGCAAAGTGATTGAGGACTATCACCAAAATACCAAATTCAATAATAAAAAAGCACAAATCTGCATCAGGTAATGTATACCCTTTTATATTATCTTGTACAAGAAGCCAAACCAATAGAATCTAGCCTCTATTTGTCTAGGCCTACTCTATTTCCACAAACCACCTAAAATCTGTTTTTCTAATAAGTCTAGATCTTCTTCCTTTATTTCTCCGTTGTCACTAACGATATAAAGCTGAGCGAAGTAAGCCAACAACGGGCCAACACAAATACGAACCATTTGAGGACTCGTTAACTCTGGATTTACACGTGGATCTGCTAGCAATTCCTTATGAAGTACTCGCAGTTTATCTTGAATAGCATTCCAGATAAAAATCTGTTCATTTTTTAGTTTTTTATTTGAAAAACTCTCCTGCAGAATGATTTTCATCAAAGCACGATTTTTTTTGAGATAGCTCATACGATCATGGACGAGATAACGAACCCTCTCTTCTGTCGTTTCAAAAGCTAAGAGTTCCTCAAAAAAACTACCGAAAATGCCTGGGACTACAGGATGTAAAATAGCCGTCAGTAAATCATCCTTCGTCTTAAAATACTTAAACAAAGTTGCCTGGCTTAGTCCAGCACGCTCAGCTATGTGAAGAGTTGAGGTCCCATGGTAACTCCTGGTTGATATGAGATCCACTGCTGCCTGCATGATTTTTTTCTTTCCTTGAGGGTAATTCGCTTCTTCTAAGTAATCTTCAAACGATTCAAAAACAGTCTTATCCATCTAATCTTCACACCTTTTTAGCATTATTTATGTTTATTTCTAAACTTTACGATAACGACGCAATCCAACAATATTGAGAATTGTTAAAATGATCAAGAAAATCATTAAAACACCAAGATTTGACAAAATATCACCAAGATTGTGCCCGTAAAGAATAATCTGGCTTATTGCATCACCAGAATAGGTTAATGGCAAAAATTTCCCCACAGTTGGAGCCCATTCTCCCATGGATGACAATGGAATAATTCCTGAGAAAAAAAGTTGGGGCATAATCACGAGAGGAATAAATTGCATCATTTGGAATTCTGATTTTGCTAGAGTAGACAAGAGAATTCCAAAAGCTAGTGCTACAAGAGCCAGTACCACATTAACTATTATAACATTTAAAATACTTCCTACAACTTCTACATCTAGTAGCCAAATTGCTGCTAAAACGACAACTGCCGTTTGAAAAATCGCAATAATACCGTAAGACAACATATAGCCATAGACAATTTCAGATCGTTTCACTGGTGTTGCTAACAAACGTTCTAGTGTTCCACTGGTGCGCTCTTTCAAAAGCGCCATACCTGAAATCAAAAAGACAAAGAAGAAAACTACAAAACCTATCAAAACCGGAATCATACTGGTAAAGAAGCTTGTATTTTCATCTCCATACTGGTAAGACTCCTTGATTTCTGGTGTTTTTGCGTCCGAGTCCAATTGTGGAAAAGCTTGTTTAACACGAGATACTAACTGATCGGTGCCTTCACTGGCGATACTCGTTCGTAACACTTGTCGTATCATAGAGGTTTTGGAGGCGTCTGTGTTTGCGTAGTCGACCTGGTACTCACCGTTTTTATAAGAAATCACAGCATCGACTTTTTCATTTGCTAGCGCTTCTTTGGCTTGATCTAAGTCTTGATAAGTCTCGACGTCCACATGATCGAGCTCATCCATTTTCGTTACCAAACCAGTTGGTAGATCCTGTGTTGCCAACTTGACATTCACGGTTGTACTAGCTGAAAACATGAGGTTCATCAACCACATGATAAAAACAGGTGCTATAAACATCAGGGCTAGAGTTCGTTTGTCACGAAGTAATTCTTTGATGACCTTTTTTGCAATCGCTATTGTTCTCATTTTACTCACCTTCTGCTTTTAAAAATACTTCTTCAATACTTGAAACTTGATAACTTTCTTTTAAGTGTTGCGGTGTATCAAAAGCAATGATTTTTCCGCCTAATAATAAGCCGACCTTATCCGTCAACTCTGCTTCATCCATAACATGGGTAGTAACTAATATCCCAACCCCATTGTCTCTAAGCGCGAATAATTCTTTCCAGATTTTCTTTCGAAGAGAAGGGTCGATTCCAACTGTCGGTTCGTCCAAAATCAAGAGTTGAGGATTTCCTAAAAGCGCGATAGCCAGTGACAAACGCCGTTTCATTCCTCCAGAATAACCAGATACCGCCTTGTTTAAGTAGTCTGTCAGATCTACTACTTGAGCTATATAAGCAATTTCCGCCTTCAGGTCTTTTTTAGAAAGCCCCTTTAGCTGACCAAAAAATTCCAGATTTTCTTGGCCTGACAAGGTCTCGTATAAAGCATCTGATTGGGCCATATAGCCAATATCTCCTAAAATATAGCGATTGGGCATAGTGTGATTTAACACTAAAGCTACGCCTCCATCAGCCTTTTCCATTCCTAACGTAGTCTTAATCATAGTTGATTTACCAGCACCAGACGGACCAATTAAGCCTATAATTTCTCCTGGCTGCAATTCAAAGCTGACATGATTCAGAACTATTTGATGGTCAAAAGATTTTACTAAATCTTGTAAATGTAGTAATGTTTTCATTTACTTCCTCCTTGGTGAGTGATTACTCACTTGCTAAATATAAACCTATTGTAGTGAGTAATCACTCACTTGTCAAGAGAAAGAGTTAAATTCTTTAAAAAAATAAAACACCAGATTCGTATCTGATGTTTATAATGCACATGTCTTATTTCTAAAAATGTTTTTGAACTTCCTCTCTATACTCCGAAATGGTCTTTCCTGCCCACTTTTTAAAGGCCTATTCTTCCTCTACTTTTCTCAGCCAATCCAACCATCGTCATTGCTATCGCAACTCTAATAACCTTAGCAATGGAAATCCATTTCACGCATTTTTATATAACCCGAACCAAGAAGTTCTCAAGTCCTGATTGGAAGTTATTTTAGCTACAATCCATCTCTCAAGCACAAAAACTCTCCCTTCTCTTTCGAGAAAGGAGATTCTTTTTATCCTTGTCCGCCAGGGGCTGGACCTTCGCCTTGAGGGCCTCCATTTGGTCCTCCGCCACCAGGCATAGAGTTGACAATTTCCGTTTGTTTTTCACCGTTGAGATAGATATCTCCACCTGTGTAGGTCGCAGTTCCATCAAAGTCAAAACCTGTTTGACCAGTCATTTTAATGCTTCCACCTGTGACTGTGATATTGCCGTTCGAGTCGATTGGATCTGTATCTCCTTGACCGACTTCTACTGTCAGGTTCCCACCGTTCATGGTGAAGAAGATTTCACTCTGTTGGGCGTTTTTATTAGCTGCGTTGACTCCATCATCTGTCGAATAGATGCTAATGTCCCCACCGTTGATAGTGATTGACTTACCTTCAAGTCCTTCTGCCGAATTCTTGACGGTGTAGGTACCACTATCGATAACCAGGTCTCCAGAAGCGTGGATGCCATCATCTCCTGCTGTGACGGTGATGTTGTTGTTGGATAGGTACATGGTTCCGACTGAAGTATCCTCGTCATTGTCCACCTTTACGCCATCTTCCTTGGCATCGATAGTCATGGTCGTACCAGTGATGTTGAGTTCATCATTGACATTAAAGGCATCGCCAACTGCTGTGATGTTATAGATTCCACCCGTGATGTGGAGAGTGTCATTGGCCTTGATACCATTGTTCTTCTTGCCATCTACATTGAGAGTTCCTTTCCCGTTAATGGTCAAATCCACCTTAGAAAAGAGAGCTGCGTCAGCCTTTTCATCGCTGTTAGAGCTTGAGTCAGAGAGACTGTTGGTAGTTCCCTCTGCTAGAGTCAAGTAGACATGACCAGCTGATGTCGCAGATATCGCTGCATTGGTATTGGTCATGGTCGCACCTTTTAGGACTAGATGAACATCTGCAGACTTATCTGCCTCGATCTTGATCTGCACTCCGTCAGACTGACCTGAAATCACATAGGTCCCAGATTTTGTGATGGTCACGGTTGATTCAGAGACTGTCACCCCATCTCCAGAGACGTTTGCTGATGAGCCAGATAACTCAATCTTAGAAGCTGTACTTTCATCATAAGAGGTATCATTGTCCTTCTCTGTAAAATAGGATGATTGGTTTGTCTTTGTTGCAGTCGTTGTTGCACTATTTGTCGTTGCATTGGTATTGGATGTAGTTGTTGACTGGGAACATGCTGCCATCAGCACCATTGCCGTTAAACTCGTTGCGAGTAGGGTCCATTTTTTTGATTTCATACTTTTTCCTCTCCTTCGTATGATATAGCTTGACAGTCTACAGAAGATTCCTGAAACAAAACTAAAACTTTTCTGAAAGTTTCCTTA
This window of the Streptococcus sp. D7B5 genome carries:
- the rpsD gene encoding 30S ribosomal protein S4, whose product is MSRYTGPSWKQARRLGLSLTGTGKELARRNYVPGQHGPNNRSKLSEYGLQLAEKQKLRFTYGVGEKQFRNLFVQATKIKGGILGFNFMLLLERRLDNVVYRLGLATTRRQARQFVNHGHILVDGKRVDIPSYRVTPGQVISVREKSLKVPAILEAVEATLGRPAFVSFDAEKLEGSLTRLPERDEINPEINEALVVEFYNKML
- a CDS encoding HAMP domain-containing sensor histidine kinase, giving the protein MKLKNYILVGYLVSTLLTILVVFWAVQRMLIEKSEVYFLVGMTLIASFIGAAVSIFLLSPVFSSLKHLKKQAQDIASKDFSTEIETKGPLEFQELGQAFNDMSHNLQATFQSLDESEQEKRMMIAQLSHDIKTPITSIQVTVEGILDGVIKEEERLHYLATIGRQTERLNKLVEELDVLTLNTQPQDTDTEEVEEVFLDQLLIESMSEFQLQIEQEERDVYIQVSPESAKIKSHSDKLSRILVNLLNNAFKYSEPGTRIEVLAQLTEQELTISVKDEGQGILPEDLEKIFKRLYRVETSRNMKTGGHGLGLAIARELAHQLGGEITAESQYGLGSKFTFCLNLK
- a CDS encoding response regulator transcription factor, whose translation is MKKTILLVDDEIDILDIQNRYLIQAGYDVLVAHDGKEGLELFRKKSIDLIITDIMMPNMDGYDFISEVQYIAPDQPFLFTTAKTSEQDKIYGLSLGADDFIVKPFSPRELVLRVNNILRRLSRGGETEQIEFGDLVINHVTHEVRIGEQPLELTVKSFELLWILASNPERVFSKTELYEKVWQEDYVDDTNTLNVHIHALRQELTKYTNSNAPAIKTVWGLGYKMEKPRGRK
- a CDS encoding fibronectin-binding SSURE repeat-containing protein, whose product is MKFNPNQRYTRWSIRRLSVGVASVVVASGFFVLVGQPSSARADVVNPTPAQVVPGAASVSEKSDLPAEVLKKAVDVALPSEQSIPTPKASVDTTSSSEKADETAKELVAAPKEEVQAQSDSKKQTEDAVKPVESSESTVSGQDREASEAQPATTPAEVQKGVADNTKDTVDVPASYLDKANFPGPFTAGVNQVIPYEAFGGDGMLTRLILKASDKAPWSDNGTAKNPALPPVEKLGKGLYFYEVDLAGTQGKSDKDLLDLLKQNGTQSYKATIKVYGAKDGKPDLTNLVATKDLTVNLNGLTTPNQVKDSVANNIKNSIDVPASYLEKANVPGPFLAGVNQVIPYEAFGGDGMLTRLLLKASDKAPWSDNGTAKNPALLPLEGLAKGQYFYEVDLNGNTVGKDGQALLEQLRANGTHTYLATVKVYGAKDGKPDLTNLIATRQVTIQLRGKEMATIPSQQGQMNTKPSETGSTGTTEGMMGTNHHMSDMKVDQPASSPMANMMKKDDKAMLPNTGEAKTATAGLGIFGLALAGLVGLLGLTTKRED
- a CDS encoding TrkA family potassium uptake protein, with the protein product MSDRTIGILGLGIFGSSVLAALAKHDMNIIAIDDHEERINQFEPVLARGVVGDITDEELLLSAGIDTCDTVVVATGENLESSVLAVMHCKSLGVPTVIAKVKSHTAKKVLEKIGADAVISPEFEMGRSLAQTILFHNSVDVFQLDKNVSIVEMKIPQSWVGKSLSQLDLRGRYNLNVLGFRSYENAPLDVQFGPNDLLQADSYIMAVINNQHLDTLAELSE
- a CDS encoding potassium transporter TrkG translates to MLFKSFLEKIKTILGRLSPARRIFLSFALVIFLGSLLLSLPFVQAGTSQATYFDHLFTTVSMVCVTGLFTQPVASTYNIWGQLICMILIQIGGLGLMTFIGIFYIQGKQKLSLRGRETIQESFSYGETQSLKDFIRSIFLTTFLVEGIGAFLLSFRFIPEFGWGRGILTSIFLAISAFCNAGFDNFGSTSLLAFQTDPLINLVIAGLIITGGLGFMVWFDLATQFGKKKKRHLRFHTKLVLFLTVGILLFGTVSTLLIEWNNPGTIGNLSAPEKLLVSFFQTVSMRTAGFASIDYTQARPVTLLIYILQMFLGGAPGGTAGGLKITTFFVLLVFARSELLGLPHANVARRTIEPRTVQKSFSVFIIFLLTFLLGLILLGITAEGNPRFIYLMFETISALATVGVTANLTPELGKLALSIVMLLMFIGRIGPLTLLVSVAEYQPDKKDTIHYMKADITIG
- a CDS encoding nucleoside phosphorylase, which gives rise to MIQKHAIPILEFDDNPQAVLMPTHEGLDLKLPKKCIYAFLEEEIDRYAQEVGADCVGEFVSATKTYPVYVINYKDEEICLAQAPVGSAPAAQFMDWLIGYGVEQIISTGTCGVLADIEENAFLVPVRALRDEGTSYHYAAPSRYMEMQLEAISAIEQVLEQRGIPYEEVMTWTTDGFYRETAEKVAYRKEEGCAVVEMECSALAAVAQLRGVVWGELLFTADSLADLENYDSRDWGSEAFDKALELCLAIVHHM